A stretch of the Pseudomonadota bacterium genome encodes the following:
- a CDS encoding Calx-beta domain-containing protein codes for MSLYNLVFALACVWSGTLHAAAVIDPQLQAVLAAGQSETTYPIIVTLADRVDLSQFRERDRGLRRNRLVTALKQQARSDQALLESQVRSQGAGAVRRLWLINGLAMTLPARAIRQLERFPGIARISLDERISLQTAAAAVPELAINDVSVTEAAGSAVFTVTLSAPTGAVVTVDYATANGTAFSIQDYTAGSGVLTFQPGETSRAIVVPIVNDGAIENDETFSVVLANPVNATLLDGTGTATIIDDDFPRLSVADISVDEGAGSMAVTVTRSGSTAPIVLVSYATQDGTAVAGSDYTAVAGQLTFLAGAVVQTVNVPIAEDTLAEGDETFTFALSSPFGAVLAQGSALATILDNDTPVLSISDANVTEPAGSAVFLVTRSGDIDAVASVDYASQDGSALAASDYVAVSGQLVFAAGTTSLPIAVPIIDDGVVEADESFSVILGTPVNAVLADAEGTGTILGDAPPTGPPLWNLVDIHVPEVWAGGFLGQGVIVASLDTGVDAGHPDLAPRWRGGSNSWFDPHGQHPLVPFDAVGHGTRTLGLLLGGDASGNTIGVAPGARWIAAKIFDDNGDALLSDVHAGLQWLLDPDGDPLTDDAPDVVNNSWGLQNLVDVCSPEFQVDIQTLRAAGIAVVFSSGNTGPAPATSISPANNPGGYAVGSVNANREISGFSGRGPATCDATIYPELVAPGEALFTANPVAGGQPWIAPVSGTSFAAPHVTGAMAVLLSAFPDTAVDDLETALLQSAVDLGVGGPDADYGYGLLDVQAAYAWLATDSDGDGVRDVQDNCSAVANGPLLPDAGGNSQRDSDGDGFGNVCDADLNNSGTVDLLDFIAFRSVYGQSAPGTGSLADHADFNGDAGVSLLDFIILRNAYGNPPGPAGTVQ; via the coding sequence TTGTCTCTTTATAACCTAGTCTTTGCCCTGGCCTGTGTCTGGAGTGGCACTCTGCACGCCGCGGCGGTCATCGACCCGCAGTTACAGGCCGTGCTCGCTGCGGGCCAGTCGGAAACCACTTATCCGATCATCGTGACCCTGGCGGACCGGGTCGATCTCAGCCAGTTCCGCGAGCGCGATCGCGGCCTGCGCCGTAACCGGCTCGTCACCGCGCTCAAGCAGCAGGCACGTTCAGACCAGGCGCTGCTGGAGTCGCAGGTCAGGTCGCAGGGGGCTGGCGCTGTCAGGCGGTTGTGGCTGATCAACGGCCTTGCCATGACGCTGCCTGCACGCGCCATCCGTCAGCTGGAACGGTTCCCCGGTATTGCGCGGATCAGCCTGGACGAGCGGATCAGCCTGCAGACGGCTGCCGCCGCCGTGCCGGAACTGGCGATCAACGACGTCAGTGTGACCGAGGCCGCGGGTAGCGCCGTGTTCACGGTGACGCTGTCAGCACCCACCGGTGCCGTCGTGACGGTCGACTACGCCACCGCCAACGGCACCGCGTTCAGCATCCAGGATTACACGGCAGGCAGCGGTGTGCTTACCTTCCAGCCCGGCGAAACGAGCCGGGCCATCGTCGTGCCGATCGTTAACGACGGCGCGATCGAGAACGACGAGACCTTCAGCGTGGTGCTTGCCAATCCGGTCAACGCGACACTGTTGGACGGCACGGGTACCGCCACCATCATCGATGACGATTTCCCGCGGCTCAGCGTGGCGGATATCAGCGTCGATGAAGGGGCAGGCAGCATGGCGGTCACTGTGACGCGCAGTGGTTCCACCGCGCCGATCGTGCTCGTGAGCTACGCCACTCAGGATGGCACGGCCGTGGCGGGCAGCGACTACACGGCCGTCGCGGGACAGTTGACCTTCCTGGCCGGCGCCGTGGTGCAGACCGTAAACGTCCCGATCGCCGAGGATACACTGGCCGAAGGCGACGAGACCTTTACCTTCGCCTTGAGCAGTCCCTTCGGCGCCGTCCTGGCGCAGGGTTCGGCGCTGGCCACGATCCTGGATAACGACACGCCGGTGCTGTCGATCAGCGATGCGAACGTGACCGAACCGGCCGGCAGTGCCGTGTTCTTGGTGACCCGCAGCGGAGATATCGATGCCGTCGCCAGTGTCGACTATGCCAGTCAGGACGGTAGTGCACTCGCTGCAAGCGATTACGTGGCGGTGAGTGGTCAACTGGTCTTCGCCGCCGGCACGACCAGTCTGCCGATCGCGGTGCCGATCATCGACGACGGCGTTGTGGAAGCGGATGAATCGTTCAGCGTGATCCTGGGCACCCCGGTCAACGCGGTCCTGGCTGACGCTGAGGGTACCGGTACCATCCTGGGCGATGCGCCGCCGACCGGGCCGCCGTTATGGAATCTGGTGGACATCCATGTGCCGGAGGTCTGGGCCGGCGGTTTCCTCGGTCAGGGCGTGATCGTCGCCAGCCTGGATACGGGTGTCGACGCCGGCCATCCCGACCTGGCGCCGCGTTGGCGCGGTGGCAGCAACAGCTGGTTCGATCCGCATGGCCAGCACCCCCTGGTACCGTTCGATGCCGTAGGGCACGGGACGCGCACCCTGGGCCTGCTGCTGGGCGGCGATGCCAGTGGCAACACCATCGGCGTGGCGCCGGGCGCCCGCTGGATCGCGGCCAAGATCTTCGATGACAACGGCGACGCCCTGCTCAGCGATGTCCATGCCGGCCTGCAGTGGCTGCTCGACCCCGACGGTGACCCGTTGACTGACGATGCGCCGGACGTGGTCAACAACTCCTGGGGGCTGCAGAATCTGGTGGACGTCTGTTCGCCCGAATTCCAGGTAGATATCCAGACGCTGCGGGCGGCCGGGATCGCCGTGGTCTTTTCGTCCGGCAATACCGGTCCGGCTCCGGCCACCAGCATCAGCCCGGCGAACAATCCCGGAGGCTACGCGGTCGGTTCAGTCAATGCCAACCGGGAGATCTCCGGCTTCAGCGGTCGGGGTCCCGCCACCTGCGATGCGACGATATATCCGGAACTGGTCGCGCCGGGGGAGGCGCTGTTCACCGCCAATCCGGTCGCCGGCGGCCAGCCTTGGATTGCACCGGTGTCCGGCACCTCGTTCGCGGCGCCGCACGTAACCGGCGCCATGGCCGTGCTGCTCAGCGCCTTTCCCGACACCGCCGTGGACGATCTGGAGACAGCGCTGCTGCAGAGTGCCGTGGACCTCGGTGTCGGCGGCCCGGATGCGGATTACGGCTACGGCCTGCTCGACGTGCAGGCGGCCTATGCCTGGCTGGCGACGGACAGCGATGGTGACGGGGTGCGTGATGTGCAGGACAATTGCAGCGCCGTTGCCAACGGGCCCCTGTTGCCCGATGCGGGCGGTAACAGTCAGCGCGATAGCGATGGCGACGGGTTCGGTAACGTCTGCGATGCCGACCTGAACAACAGCGGTACGGTCGATCTGCTCGATTTCATCGCCTTCCGCAGCGTGTACGGGCAGTCAGCGCCGGGTACCGGCAGCCTGGCCGATCATGCGGATTTCAACGGTGACGCGGGTGTCAGCCTGCTCGATTTCATCATCCTCCGCAACGCCTATGGCAACCCGCCCGGCCCGGCGGGCACGGTTCAGTGA
- a CDS encoding ATP-dependent DNA helicase yields the protein MTEISELLSDAGPLAVHVHGFAPRAEQQQMAEAVAAAIDGRSRLIVEAGTGTGKTFAYLLPALRAGRKVIISTGTRHLQDQLYGRDLPVVRAALGLPVRSALLKGRANYLCLHRLATAGGDGRHFNGRQLHEFEQVRAWAGLTTLGDIAELGAVPEDSPVWPRVTSTVENCLGQECEYFQDCFVIRARRNALESDVVVINHHLLFADMVLKEEGFGELLPGADAFVIDEAHQLPEVASVFFGITLSSHQLRDLARDVRMEHLREAGDMQDLPEAAEHLEGLVHRLRLALGQQDRRAAWSEVAADARVRAVLEDLAGALLRLEDWLVPAAERGKGLDNCRQRALQLRQRLAQLMAGESGGYIQWFETQRTAFRLNLTPLEVAPVFRNCLDNLACAWVFTSATLAVGDSFAHFASRLGLEDAKTLKLDSPFDYAGNALLYLPDAMPDPNGPDYTDAVVACARDVLAASDGRAFLLFTSHHALRTAARQLEADCPWPLLVQGEAPRRALLDRFRALGNAVLLGTSSFWEGVDVRGEALSCVIIDKLPFGSPGDPVLQARIEALREQGVNPFMAYQLPHAVIALKQGIGRLIRDHADRGVLVLCDPRLRSKSYGRVFLNSLPAMPRTHAVADVQDFFAAAGAAPLELG from the coding sequence ATGACCGAGATCTCCGAGCTGCTGAGTGATGCTGGTCCGCTGGCCGTGCACGTGCACGGATTCGCGCCGCGCGCGGAACAGCAGCAGATGGCCGAGGCGGTCGCCGCGGCGATAGACGGGCGTTCCCGTCTGATCGTCGAGGCAGGTACCGGTACCGGCAAGACCTTCGCTTACCTGCTGCCGGCGCTACGCGCCGGGCGCAAGGTCATCATCTCGACCGGTACTCGCCACCTGCAGGACCAGCTCTACGGCAGGGATCTCCCGGTCGTGCGCGCGGCCCTCGGCTTGCCGGTGCGCAGCGCGCTGCTCAAGGGCCGTGCCAACTACCTGTGCCTGCACCGGCTGGCAACGGCGGGCGGCGATGGCCGCCACTTCAACGGCAGGCAGCTGCATGAATTCGAACAGGTCCGGGCCTGGGCCGGACTCACCACGCTGGGCGATATCGCCGAACTCGGCGCGGTCCCGGAAGACTCGCCGGTATGGCCGCGCGTGACCTCGACGGTGGAAAACTGTCTGGGCCAGGAATGCGAATATTTCCAGGACTGCTTTGTCATCCGGGCGCGTCGTAACGCGCTCGAGTCCGATGTGGTGGTGATCAACCATCACCTGCTGTTCGCGGACATGGTGCTGAAAGAGGAGGGGTTCGGCGAACTGCTGCCGGGCGCCGATGCCTTCGTCATCGACGAGGCACATCAGCTGCCCGAGGTCGCCTCGGTCTTCTTCGGGATCACGCTGAGCAGCCACCAGCTGCGCGACCTCGCGCGTGACGTGCGCATGGAGCATCTGCGCGAGGCCGGCGACATGCAGGACCTGCCGGAGGCGGCGGAGCACCTCGAAGGGCTGGTGCACCGGCTGCGCCTGGCGCTCGGTCAGCAGGACCGGCGCGCGGCGTGGTCGGAAGTCGCCGCAGACGCGCGCGTGCGCGCGGTGCTGGAGGACCTGGCGGGGGCGTTGCTGCGGCTGGAAGACTGGCTGGTGCCGGCGGCCGAGCGCGGCAAGGGGCTGGATAACTGCCGCCAGCGCGCGCTGCAGCTGCGCCAGCGGCTGGCGCAGCTCATGGCAGGCGAATCCGGCGGCTATATCCAGTGGTTCGAGACGCAGCGTACCGCGTTCCGGCTCAACCTGACACCGCTCGAGGTGGCGCCGGTATTTCGCAATTGTCTCGACAACCTCGCCTGCGCCTGGGTGTTCACCTCGGCGACCCTCGCGGTGGGTGACAGCTTCGCGCATTTCGCCAGCCGGCTCGGACTGGAAGATGCGAAGACCCTGAAGCTGGACAGCCCGTTCGATTATGCCGGCAACGCGCTGCTCTATCTGCCGGATGCGATGCCGGACCCGAACGGACCGGATTACACGGACGCCGTGGTTGCCTGCGCGCGCGACGTGCTGGCTGCCAGTGACGGACGCGCCTTCCTGCTGTTCACCAGCCACCATGCCCTGCGCACGGCGGCCCGCCAACTGGAGGCGGACTGTCCTTGGCCGCTGCTGGTGCAGGGCGAGGCGCCCCGGCGGGCGCTGCTGGATCGTTTCCGGGCGCTCGGCAATGCCGTGCTGCTGGGTACCAGCAGTTTCTGGGAAGGTGTCGATGTGCGCGGCGAGGCACTGTCCTGTGTCATCATCGACAAGCTGCCATTCGGATCGCCCGGCGACCCGGTGTTGCAGGCGCGCATCGAGGCGCTGCGTGAACAGGGCGTGAATCCGTTCATGGCCTATCAGCTGCCGCATGCGGTGATCGCGCTCAAGCAGGGTATCGGGCGCCTGATCCGCGACCATGCCGACCGCGGGGTGCTAGTGTTGTGCGATCCGCGCCTGCGCAGCAAATCCTACGGCCGGGTGTTCCTGAACAGCCTGCCGGCCATGCCGCGTACGCATGCCGTGGCCGACGTGCAGGATTTCTTCGCCGCTGCAGGCGCCGCGCCGCTGGAACTCGGCTGA
- a CDS encoding bacterial transcriptional activator domain-containing protein encodes MTEIDPEIEGEVAEATAGTSLRIYTLGRFSLVREGTVLRYTRKAPSKPLLLLKVLIACGGRQVGAANIAAILWPDKDGDLAQQSFETTLHRLRKFLGRDDFLLLEDGRVTLNSEQVWVDAWAFERHLSELRLLMTRPAGDGTAASRFDMLASSVLRMYQGHFLARDDAACWMVSIQERLRNKYVHCLLDFGHYWEVRGQVHKAVACYRKGIEVDDLIETFYQRLMFCLQQTGREPEAIATYRQCRHVLSVVLGLQPTEHTNRLYRNLLDRQARRA; translated from the coding sequence ATGACAGAAATCGACCCTGAGATCGAAGGTGAAGTCGCCGAAGCAACCGCAGGCACATCACTCAGGATCTACACACTTGGCCGCTTTTCGCTGGTACGCGAAGGCACTGTGCTGCGCTACACCCGCAAGGCGCCAAGCAAGCCGCTCCTGCTACTCAAGGTACTGATCGCTTGCGGCGGGCGCCAGGTGGGTGCCGCAAACATCGCCGCCATTCTCTGGCCCGACAAGGATGGCGACCTGGCCCAGCAGTCATTCGAAACCACGCTGCACCGGCTGCGCAAGTTTCTCGGGCGTGACGATTTCCTGCTGCTGGAAGACGGTCGTGTCACACTCAACAGTGAACAGGTGTGGGTCGATGCCTGGGCTTTCGAGCGCCATCTGTCAGAGTTACGGCTGCTCATGACCCGGCCCGCCGGGGACGGTACCGCGGCCAGCCGCTTCGACATGCTCGCGAGCAGCGTGTTGCGGATGTACCAGGGTCATTTCCTTGCCCGTGACGACGCAGCCTGCTGGATGGTGTCGATCCAGGAGCGCCTGCGCAACAAGTATGTGCATTGCCTGCTCGACTTCGGCCACTACTGGGAAGTCCGTGGCCAGGTCCACAAGGCAGTTGCGTGTTACCGCAAGGGCATCGAGGTCGATGACCTGATCGAAACCTTCTACCAGCGCCTGATGTTCTGTCTGCAGCAGACCGGGCGCGAACCGGAGGCGATCGCGACCTACCGTCAGTGCCGCCACGTCCTCTCCGTCGTACTCGGTCTGCAGCCGACCGAGCACACCAACCGGCTCTACCGCAATCTGCTTGACCGCCAGGCCCGGCGCGCCTGA
- the mrcB gene encoding penicillin-binding protein 1B yields the protein MTRRRPRRRKSSRRKRSHKSFPWFKLSLALLLVGAAYVAWLDIRVNAQFTGKRWSLPARVYARSLDLYVGQELTPEQLVGELNALNYRPVRSPQQPGQYSRNREVFHIMTRPFAFWDGMEPSRNLRVSFAGGAVAQLADRSSGSAVALARLDPVLVGSFYPAHNEDRVLLQLAQVPVGLINALIAVEDRSFYQHHGVAPLAILRALWVNMRAGGVVQGGSTLTQQLVKNFFLSSERSLVRKINEAIMALLLELHYSKDEILEAYLNEVYLAQDGSRSINGFGLASYFYFDRPLAELTVDQYALLVGLVKGPSYYNPWKHPERARARRNLVLDVMAELKLIDKEAAARAKSQKLGVGSVGRKAINAFPAFLDLVRRQLQSDYRDEDITSEGLTIFTTLDPQAQWQLERVLSRRLDELERGLGMERGKLEGAAVVTSVQSGEVLAMAGGRDPKFAGFNRALDAYRQVGSLLKPAVYLTALEQPQHYTLATLLDDSPLTWTARNGDTWEPANYDKQNHGMVPLYQALAHSYNISTARLGLTLGIDKVINTLRRLGVEQRLNAYPSLLLGAVEMSPYQVTRMYQTFANGGFATPLRAITAVLAADKTPLQRYPLNVQAAISPGPDYLITTALLYVVREGTGQAVYQSLPADRNVAGKTGTTDDLRDSWFAGFTGDRLGVVWVGRDDNQSTGLSGSTGALRIWRDVFAGFNDSGWHQTLIDGIEYQWIDPATGLLADAGCPDAVQLPFISGSAPTQPAPCMRGIGNLPEAVDWFKELFQ from the coding sequence ATGACCCGACGTCGCCCGCGCCGGCGCAAGTCGTCCCGGCGCAAGCGCAGCCACAAGTCGTTTCCCTGGTTCAAGCTGTCGCTGGCTTTACTGCTGGTGGGCGCGGCGTATGTCGCGTGGCTGGACATTCGCGTTAACGCGCAGTTCACCGGCAAGCGCTGGTCGCTCCCGGCCCGGGTGTATGCCCGTTCGCTCGATCTGTATGTTGGTCAGGAACTGACACCGGAGCAACTGGTCGGCGAACTGAACGCACTGAATTACCGACCGGTGCGTTCACCACAGCAGCCCGGGCAGTATTCGCGCAACCGCGAGGTCTTCCATATCATGACCCGGCCGTTCGCCTTCTGGGACGGTATGGAGCCGTCCCGGAACCTGCGTGTGTCATTCGCGGGCGGGGCGGTGGCGCAGCTAGCAGACCGCAGCAGCGGCAGCGCCGTCGCGCTGGCACGGCTCGATCCGGTACTGGTCGGCAGTTTCTACCCCGCACACAACGAGGACCGGGTGCTGCTGCAGCTCGCCCAGGTGCCGGTCGGGCTGATCAATGCGCTGATTGCCGTCGAGGATCGCAGCTTCTATCAGCATCACGGCGTCGCGCCGCTTGCCATCCTGCGTGCACTGTGGGTCAACATGCGTGCCGGCGGCGTCGTGCAGGGCGGCAGTACCCTGACGCAGCAGCTGGTGAAGAACTTTTTCCTCAGCAGCGAACGGTCGCTGGTGCGCAAGATCAACGAGGCGATCATGGCCTTGCTGCTGGAGTTGCACTACAGCAAGGACGAGATCCTCGAGGCCTACCTGAACGAGGTCTATCTGGCACAGGACGGCAGCCGTTCCATCAACGGTTTCGGTCTGGCCAGCTATTTCTATTTCGATCGGCCGCTCGCGGAGCTCACGGTCGACCAGTATGCGCTGCTGGTCGGACTGGTAAAGGGGCCTTCCTATTACAATCCCTGGAAACACCCCGAGCGTGCGCGTGCGCGGCGCAATCTGGTGCTGGACGTGATGGCTGAACTCAAGCTCATCGACAAGGAGGCTGCCGCACGCGCCAAGTCCCAGAAGCTGGGTGTCGGTTCGGTAGGGCGCAAGGCGATCAACGCGTTTCCCGCCTTCCTGGACCTGGTGCGGCGCCAGTTGCAGTCCGATTACCGTGACGAGGACATCACCTCGGAGGGCCTGACCATCTTCACCACGCTGGATCCGCAGGCCCAGTGGCAGCTCGAGCGTGTGCTGTCCAGGCGTCTGGACGAACTCGAGCGCGGTCTTGGCATGGAGCGCGGCAAGCTGGAGGGCGCAGCGGTCGTGACCTCGGTCCAGAGTGGCGAGGTGCTGGCCATGGCGGGTGGGCGCGACCCCAAGTTCGCGGGCTTCAACCGGGCGCTGGATGCCTACCGCCAGGTAGGCTCGCTGCTCAAGCCCGCGGTGTACCTGACAGCGCTCGAACAGCCGCAGCACTATACGCTGGCCACCTTGCTCGATGACAGTCCGCTGACCTGGACCGCCCGTAACGGTGATACCTGGGAACCCGCCAACTACGACAAGCAGAATCACGGCATGGTGCCGCTCTACCAGGCACTGGCGCATTCCTACAACATCAGCACGGCACGCCTCGGTCTGACACTGGGAATCGACAAGGTCATAAACACCCTGCGCCGGCTGGGGGTGGAACAGCGTCTCAATGCCTATCCGTCGCTGCTGCTGGGTGCCGTTGAAATGTCCCCCTACCAGGTGACGCGCATGTACCAGACCTTCGCCAACGGCGGGTTCGCCACGCCGCTGCGCGCCATCACGGCGGTTCTCGCCGCGGACAAGACGCCTTTGCAGCGGTATCCGCTCAATGTCCAGGCGGCGATCTCACCGGGACCGGACTACCTGATCACCACCGCGCTGCTCTACGTGGTGCGGGAAGGCACCGGACAGGCGGTCTACCAGTCCCTGCCGGCGGACCGCAATGTCGCCGGCAAGACCGGTACCACCGACGACCTGCGCGACAGCTGGTTCGCCGGCTTCACCGGTGACCGGCTCGGCGTCGTCTGGGTGGGACGCGACGACAATCAGTCTACCGGTCTCAGCGGCTCCACCGGGGCATTGCGCATCTGGCGCGATGTGTTCGCCGGCTTCAACGACTCGGGCTGGCACCAGACCCTGATCGACGGCATCGAATATCAGTGGATCGATCCGGCTACCGGTTTGCTGGCTGATGCCGGCTGCCCCGATGCCGTACAATTGCCGTTTATCAGCGGCAGCGCACCGACCCAGCCCGCACCCTGTATGCGCGGCATCGGCAACCTGCCGGAGGCGGTTGACTGGTTCAAGGAGCTGTTTCAGTGA
- the tsaB gene encoding tRNA (adenosine(37)-N6)-threonylcarbamoyltransferase complex dimerization subunit type 1 TsaB: MATHILAIETATAACSAALTVNGDVLERYALAPRQHATLILPMIEALLVEAGLAVTALDAIAFGRGPGSFTGVRIAASIVQGIAFAAQRPVVPVSTLAALALGAQRASGGTAILAALDARKHEVYWCAYRYRDGRLQAETAEVVRAPAAVAVPAHGDWIAAGSGWAAYGDSLMPRLGERVVRVLPDLEPSAGDVARLALPAFADGAAVAPEQALPVYLRNDVADARRA; the protein is encoded by the coding sequence ATGGCGACGCACATCCTCGCGATCGAGACCGCGACCGCGGCTTGCTCCGCCGCACTGACGGTCAACGGGGACGTGCTGGAACGCTACGCGCTGGCGCCGCGCCAGCACGCCACGCTGATCCTGCCCATGATCGAAGCGCTGCTGGTGGAGGCCGGCCTGGCGGTGACGGCGCTCGATGCCATCGCCTTCGGGCGTGGTCCCGGCTCCTTCACGGGGGTGCGCATCGCCGCCAGCATCGTGCAGGGTATCGCCTTTGCCGCGCAACGCCCGGTGGTGCCTGTATCCACGCTGGCGGCCCTGGCCCTCGGTGCGCAGCGCGCCAGCGGCGGCACGGCCATCCTGGCCGCGCTGGACGCGCGCAAGCACGAGGTGTACTGGTGCGCCTACCGCTATCGTGACGGCCGACTGCAGGCGGAGACGGCCGAGGTGGTACGGGCGCCGGCAGCGGTCGCGGTCCCGGCGCACGGCGACTGGATCGCCGCGGGCAGCGGCTGGGCGGCCTACGGGGACAGCCTCATGCCGCGCCTGGGCGAACGCGTGGTGCGGGTCCTGCCGGATCTGGAGCCGAGTGCCGGTGACGTCGCGCGACTCGCGCTGCCGGCGTTCGCGGACGGCGCTGCGGTCGCGCCGGAACAGGCCCTGCCGGTCTACCTGCGCAACGACGTGGCCGACGCGCGGCGGGCCTGA
- a CDS encoding SPOR domain-containing protein: MDEQDDSIAQLYRRSSREEPPAQLDLAVLELARRALRRRAWSPFGGNWLATGGVAAVALLSVVLVVLMQEQADISAPPQAPAEREVPQAPASAGTTTAHEAGRIRLPLPPASARREAADAEPLPDAAPKADAAAAGSTAAVPGRPAAQASAPPGAAGPPRPRFDFYRTLPEMQVEVPERAPPATARPVPPAAPVTSAPAAAAPASEPSAATVPAVAADAARQPVSAPAAAPQRQEAGAAPVAPAPAAASAGQMADKATGRTLPPAAPTTGYYLQVGAFRAADYAGRFKARLEALQLPAGVEAIRLANGETWHRVRVGPYQDMTAVEGVRARLKAAGIDSMLVRVDEND, encoded by the coding sequence ATGGACGAACAGGACGACAGTATCGCCCAGCTGTACCGGCGCTCCTCGCGCGAGGAACCGCCGGCGCAGCTCGATCTCGCCGTGCTGGAACTCGCGCGCCGTGCGCTGCGGCGGCGGGCGTGGTCGCCGTTCGGCGGCAACTGGCTGGCCACCGGTGGCGTCGCCGCCGTGGCGCTGCTCAGCGTGGTGTTGGTGGTACTGATGCAGGAACAGGCCGATATCAGCGCCCCGCCGCAGGCGCCGGCCGAGCGCGAAGTCCCGCAGGCGCCGGCATCCGCCGGCACGACAACTGCGCACGAGGCCGGGCGCATCAGGCTGCCCCTGCCACCGGCCTCGGCACGGCGCGAGGCGGCCGATGCCGAGCCGCTGCCGGATGCTGCGCCGAAGGCGGATGCAGCGGCCGCTGGTAGCACTGCGGCCGTGCCGGGGCGACCGGCGGCGCAGGCGTCAGCACCGCCTGGGGCTGCCGGGCCGCCGCGGCCGCGTTTCGACTTTTACCGGACCTTGCCGGAAATGCAGGTGGAGGTGCCCGAACGTGCGCCGCCAGCGACGGCGCGGCCGGTGCCGCCAGCGGCGCCGGTCACGTCCGCTCCCGCTGCCGCTGCACCAGCATCGGAACCGTCCGCTGCAACGGTGCCGGCCGTCGCGGCGGATGCCGCGCGGCAGCCCGTGTCCGCCCCGGCCGCCGCGCCGCAGCGGCAGGAAGCGGGCGCAGCACCGGTCGCGCCGGCACCGGCAGCCGCGTCCGCCGGGCAGATGGCGGATAAGGCCACCGGCAGGACGCTACCGCCGGCCGCACCGACCACCGGTTACTATCTGCAGGTGGGGGCCTTCCGTGCCGCCGATTATGCGGGGCGCTTCAAGGCCCGGCTCGAGGCCCTGCAGCTGCCGGCCGGTGTCGAGGCCATCCGGCTGGCCAACGGGGAAACCTGGCACCGTGTCCGGGTGGGACCGTACCAGGACATGACAGCCGTGGAAGGCGTGCGCGCGCGTCTCAAGGCCGCGGGCATCGACAGCATGCTGGTGCGTGTCGACGAGAACGACTAG
- a CDS encoding DUF4197 domain-containing protein, translating to MNKKAYLPATLVAALLISSTLHAGLSDLLGTLKEGMSGKGSSGTSGVSALSEAETASGLKEALSQGTRFAVEQLGKDGGFLNDARVRIPMPKSLAWVEKSLRTLRQDKLADEFVASMNHAAERAVPEAAAVFGDAIQQMTLDDARGILTGPNDAATQYFRRTTAETLTARMRPIVAEATARAGVTSSYKNMVSKAGGLSSLLSSDATDLDGYVTERTLDGLFLMVAEEEKRIRQNPLARSSDLLKKVFGSQ from the coding sequence ATGAATAAGAAAGCGTATCTGCCAGCCACCCTGGTTGCCGCGCTGCTGATCAGCAGCACATTGCACGCCGGGCTCTCGGACCTGCTCGGAACGCTGAAGGAAGGCATGTCCGGCAAGGGGAGTTCCGGTACGAGCGGCGTCAGTGCACTGAGCGAGGCCGAGACGGCCTCCGGCCTGAAGGAGGCGCTGAGTCAGGGTACGCGATTCGCGGTCGAACAACTCGGCAAGGACGGTGGCTTCCTCAACGATGCCAGGGTGCGGATACCCATGCCGAAGAGCCTGGCCTGGGTTGAGAAATCGCTGCGCACCCTGCGTCAGGACAAACTGGCGGACGAATTCGTGGCATCGATGAACCATGCGGCAGAGCGTGCCGTACCCGAGGCCGCGGCGGTGTTCGGCGACGCCATCCAGCAGATGACGCTGGACGATGCGCGCGGGATCCTGACCGGCCCGAATGATGCCGCCACGCAGTATTTCCGCAGGACCACGGCGGAAACGCTGACCGCCAGGATGCGCCCCATCGTGGCGGAAGCGACGGCGCGCGCCGGCGTCACTTCCTCGTACAAGAACATGGTGTCGAAGGCGGGCGGTCTGTCCAGCCTACTGTCCAGCGATGCCACTGATCTGGACGGCTACGTGACCGAAAGGACACTCGACGGCCTGTTCCTGATGGTGGCGGAGGAAGAAAAGCGCATACGCCAGAACCCGCTGGCCCGTTCCAGCGATCTGCTCAAAAAGGTCTTCGGCAGTCAGTAG
- a CDS encoding tetratricopeptide repeat protein translates to MRSIDTTYPGLAVLALLLLLSGCAPTYYPPRGERQPPPVGGQWPDSGGLPQPAPPVSGMPQPQQPAAPVARPQPPAVVALLDTAERQANSGDLEAAAASLERAIRIDPRNPVLWYHLATVRLSQGDSQAAEQLAAKSNSLASGNAAQQARNWQLIARARHAQRDDAGAAAAEQRARELAGR, encoded by the coding sequence GTGAGATCGATCGACACGACATACCCCGGCCTGGCCGTGCTGGCGCTGTTGTTGCTGCTGTCGGGCTGCGCGCCGACCTACTACCCACCGCGCGGCGAGCGCCAGCCCCCACCGGTCGGTGGACAATGGCCGGATTCGGGCGGCTTGCCGCAGCCGGCACCGCCCGTGAGCGGCATGCCGCAACCGCAGCAGCCGGCAGCGCCCGTGGCGCGGCCGCAGCCGCCGGCCGTGGTGGCACTGCTCGATACCGCGGAACGGCAGGCGAACAGCGGCGATCTGGAGGCCGCTGCCGCCTCGCTCGAACGCGCGATCCGCATCGATCCACGCAACCCGGTGCTCTGGTATCACCTGGCAACGGTACGCTTGTCGCAGGGTGATTCGCAGGCCGCGGAACAGCTCGCCGCCAAGTCCAACAGCCTGGCCAGCGGTAATGCCGCGCAGCAGGCGCGCAATTGGCAGCTCATCGCACGTGCCCGGCACGCCCAGCGCGACGACGCGGGGGCCGCGGCCGCGGAACAGCGGGCCCGCGAGCTGGCGGGACGGTGA